A part of Odontesthes bonariensis isolate fOdoBon6 chromosome 23, fOdoBon6.hap1, whole genome shotgun sequence genomic DNA contains:
- the LOC142373583 gene encoding uncharacterized protein LOC142373583 has translation MVRRRIPGGAGMPGRRSLQPDDPTGPSLVPPVPAASPSELEKTQDSRDLNVDQLSVIKDEVPWSSSLDQQDLKALHIKEEEEELNGQEAADISRFSFTSVTVKREDDEDPQSSQLHQIKTEDYRETELSTSSSTIRIKAETDAEDGGGPEPNRNPDLNNSLQSNNDEKISDSSETEVSDEDYWQKSSDSGPETEKNLKRTIVTESAVNHDVVHDKAKTSLSCSACGKMFLYKLHLTRHMREHRLKKTFACNDCGKRFNCMSPYKKHMKVHTGEKPFGCDVCGKRFRERVGLSSHSRVHTDEKPFACVDCGKRFKRHSTLKKHMEVHTGEKPFGCHICSKRFNHNENLKVHLRVHTGEKPFGCDVCGKRFSERGTLSSHTRVHTGEKPFACGECGRTFNTNSHLKRHMKVHTGEKPFGCHVCGKRFKQNDNLKGHMTAHTGEKPFACQLCDKRFSQRGALSGHKKVHTGEKPFACDECGKRFPTNSNLKKHIRVHTGEKPFGCDVCGKRFSERGTLSSHTRLHTGEKPSACGECGRTFNTNPCLKRHMKVHTEEKSFDFDGRRKRFSKRIRCTAPERVQKKKKT, from the exons ATGGTGAGGAGGAGAATCccaggtggagcagggatgcctGGAAGGAGGAGCCTCCAACCAGATGACCCGACAGGACCCAGTCTGGTGCCCCCCGTACCTGCAGCATCCCCATCAGAACTGGAGAAGACACAAGACAGCAGAGATCTCA ATGTCGATCAGCTGTCGGTTATTAAAGACGAGGTTCCCTGGAGCTCCAGCCTGGATCAGCAGGACCTAAAAGCTCTCCACataaaagaggaagaagaggaactTAATGGACAAGAGGCAGCTGACATCAGCAGGTTTTCATTCACTTCTGTTACTGTAAAGCGTGAAGATGATGAAGACCCTCAGTCTTCACAGCTTCATCAAATCAAAACGGAAGATTACAGAGAGACGGAGCTTTCGACAAGCAGCTCGACCATtcggataaaagcagaaactgatGCAGAGGACGGGGGAGGACCAGAACCAAACAGGAACCCAGATCTAAATAATAGTTTACAGTCAAATAACGATGAAAAGATCTCAGACTCTTCTGAAACTGAAGTCAGTGATGAGGATTATTGGCAGAAATCTTCAGATTCTGGACctgaaactgagaaaaacttAAAACGGACGATAGTAACTGAGTCGGCTGTGAATCATGATGTAGTCCATGACAAAGCTAAAACATCCCTCAGCTGCTCTGCCTGTGGGAAAATGTTTCTTTACAAACTGCATCTTACCAGACACATGAGAGaacacagattaaaaaaaacatttgcctGCAATGATTGTGGAAAGAGATTTAATTGTATGTCACCTTATAAAAAGCACATGAAAGTCCACACAGGGGAGAAGCCGTTcggctgtgatgtttgtggtaAAAGGTTCAGAGAGCGAGTAGGCCTTTCATCTCACTCGAGAGTCCACACGGATGAGAAACCTTTTGCCTGTGTTGACTGCGGCAAAAGATTTAAACGACATTCAACTCTGAAGAAACACATGGAAGTCCACACGGGTGAGAAACCTTTTGGCTGTCATATTTGTAGTAAAAGATTTAATCACAATGAAAACCTTAAGGTACACTTGAGAGTCCACACAGGAGAAAAACCATTCGGCTGCGATGTTTGTGGCAAAAGGTTTAGCGAGCGAGGCACTCTTTCAAGTCACACCAGAgtccacacaggtgagaaacctTTTGCCTGTGGTGAATGCGGAAGAACATTTAATACAAATTcacatcttaaaagacacatgaaGGTCCACACGGGTGAGAAACCTTTTGGCTGTCATGTTTGTGGTAAAAGATTCAAACAAAATGATAATCTTAAGGGGCACATGACGGCCCATACGGGGGAGAAGCCATTTGCCTGTCAACTTTGTGATAAAAGATTTAGCCAGCGAGGAGCTctttcaggtcacaagaaagtCCACACTGGTGAGAAGCCTTTTGCCTGTGATGAGTGTGGCAAAAGATTTCCCACAAACTCAAACCTTAAAAAACACATCAGAGTCCACACGGGAGAAAAACCATTtggctgtgatgtttgtggcaAAAGGTTTAGCGAGCGAGGCACTCTTTCAAGTCACACCAGACTCCACACGGGAGAGAAACCTTCTGCCTGTGGTGAATGCGGAAGAACATTTAATACAAATCCATGtcttaaaagacacatgaaGGTCCACACAGAAGAGAAATCATTTGACTTTGATGGTCGCAGGAAAAGATTTAGCAAAAGGATTCGCTGCACGGCACCCGAGAGagtccaaaaaaagaaaaaaacgtaA